The Rissa tridactyla isolate bRisTri1 chromosome 1, bRisTri1.patW.cur.20221130, whole genome shotgun sequence DNA segment TACCTTCACGCCCGCGTGAAGGCGCCCACGGAGCTCCCTCCGCCCACGGAGGCTCCCACGCCGCcagctcccgctcccctccccgcccgggaCGGGACGGCGGGAGCGGGATCCCCCACCCCGCTCGCTACCGGACAGGGGCGCGCTCCCGCCGCCAGGCTGAAGGGGAAGGCCGGACCCCGACCGTTGCGGGGAGGGGTGACctcgccgctgccgccgcgcgCGCGACCCCCACCTTCAGCCCTCGTGGCCGCGGGGCGCTACCAGGAGACGGCGGGAGCGCgctgggcggcggcgggagggcgcgcgccccctcctccctcccgcgGGGCCCCACGCGTGTTACCTGGAACTCGGCGAAGTCCTCACAGCTCGCCGCTCCGCTGGGCGCCGCCATATTGGAAAGGCCAagggccgcggcggcggccaaTCCGGCGGGGAGGCGGGATGACGCGccgggggggtgggcggggccaggcgggccctgccccgggcccgAGGCTGTGAAGGCGTggggcggccgccggccgggcaGCTTCAAGCAGCGGTTCCGCTGGTGGCCTCGCAGGGCTGCGGCGGCCCTTCAGAGGCGGGTCCGGGCGGCAGCGCGGCGGTCCCGGCCCGCGCGTCCCGCCCCCCCTTTCCAATCCTGGGGCGGGGCGCGTCGCTGGCCCAGCGGTGACATTGAGGGGCGCCGGGGAGGGCccaggcagcgctgccggggcgggAGGCCGCGCCATGTGGGGCCGCGCCGGTGAGTGACTGCTacggggccgggggaggctgaTCGATCAGTCAGTCGACCCATCGGCCTCCGCCGGCGCTCCGGAGGTGGCGGGTCCCGTGGAAGGGGAGCGCGGAGCCGGGGGGATCCCCCGGGCGGCGCCGGCAGCGCTGAGGGGAGGCTTGAGCGCCCGAGTCCGGTGGGCGCTGGAGGGCTGGTGACCTCCGAGCTGTcacttaaaacttaaaaaaaaaaaaataaagtgaaaggaatagatttatgccttttttttccccttcccctaaaTGTCTCGAAAAGGGTTTGGTTTCGTTGGGGGGGTGGTGTGATGTGTGGGCCGTGAAGGTCGCTTATAAatataaatcattatttttttcagagctggaatGTATTATGCCTAGAAAATACAGGGCAACTGTTTCTCATAGGGGAGACGTTTTCAGCCagcataaagaagaaaaaaatattttatatttttaaaagtgccctTTGcctttcaaagttgttttttcccccctcaaaattttttaattacagtaattaatgAATCAGAAGCTCTTTCTTGCACGTATGTTTTCATATATAAGGCGCCGTATCCTTTTCTAATACGCTACAAAGTAATGTATTAGAAAGTATACAACGTATATCTCTGTACTGCAAGATTCTTTTTTCTTGACTCTGTCAAGTCTGGGACTTCCTTTTGGGATGTGACAAGTTTGGTAGAATGCTGGTGTGCGGTCCTTGAAATAACACTGCCTAAAGTATAACTGAAGCATAGGAATAGATAAGTTCCTTGAAACTGTGATGTGCATTGGCTTTTAGGAATTGCTTGTAGGCTGTAAGCTTGCATCCCCATTTTTCTAAATAAGGTTAATGGGCAAGCTCAGGTCATAGCTTATAGACAAGCTTTAATTTCTTTGACAGGTTCCGTTACAACCTGAATCTGGTGTTTCTTGCATAATATTAGAATTGTAcctattgtttttctttctttttttctcttgcgtttaaaaaaaaaaacaccaaacaactgCCATTTAAAAGGTAACATTCTCGCTTTCTAGTGTTCTGTGTTAGATTTGGTCcctttgctcctctgctttctcttccagaTAGGGCTGTTAAACTGCTGGGAAGAAATATTCCCTCAATTCTGCGGATGACTAAAGGAGTAGATCTGAAGATAAGCAGACGGCTTTGCATTAAACCCCAGGAAGAAAGTCAGCTTCAGCCAAGAAGTAAGAGTTTCTGATAAAGATCATGCTAGTTTCATGCCATTAAATGTTTAGGTATCTAGGCTGCAATCATCTGAACAGGAATTTGGCTGGCACAGGTGCTAATATCCCTGATTTTGTGAGAGAATTCTGATCTTTAGACTGAAAAACTGACCATTAAAGCTAACAATAAGATCTTGATTTTGAACAAAGCCGGGggtcaatattttttttgtgacaaTAACAAAAATTTCACTTTGTAGCAGGTCACTAGTATCTTATCTGATGTATGTTGAGGCTCTTCAGCTGTGCTGTAGAACAACTCTTTAACCCCAGTGTAAGCTATCAATGTTTAGGAATATCATACAAGCTAAAATACTTCTGCAGTTTTTCATAGCACAGCCAGCTCCAGCTGTTCACAAAACTGAACGTGTCCTGCTGGAGAGTCGGTCTGAATAGTTGGCTTGGTTCATGTTTAACCCCGGAGTTGTTCAGGTAAAGCTGAGGccatgaaacattttttcactctaTATGGAACAGTTGCGATGGTCTAAtgagagcatctcccttctctgaagggtgAGAGGTtagagagagcatctgtcatttgtttattagccagcccagcctaaaccacgacaTCTGTGTAACACGTTCCTGTCTTTGCCTGGTGGTGCTAGATACAAGGAGCATACAGGTGTGAAGCATTTTGCATACTTCTGTGTTACGATCATAATGCAGCTGTACTGAGTAAGACCAAAGGTCTCTTTAGCAGTGTCACGTCTCCAGAAGTGGCTGGGAAAGGAGGTCCCTTACATTTATGTGAGGACTAATAGGAATGGTGACAAATAGCAAAGATCTAAGGAAGAGTACAGAATTGGGGCAAACATAGTGTTTCTCCCCTAGACTGCTGCCCCAGAGGGGGCATCTTTGCTTTTAATGGTCCtcactggatttttctttcataaatttccCCAGTCTCTTGAAGCTGGATGTATTTTTAGCATTCGCATCCTCTGGGAAGGAATTCCTCAGCTGAACCATGCCGTGAGAAAACAAGTACAGTCTTGCATTTGTTTTTGCAACTGAtgcatgctattttttttatctgatgtTCCTTTATTCAGTACCCCTTCCAAAACGGGACCTGTTCATTGTAACCCACACTCCCAATGTCCCTTACAATTCTGGTGCCTCTGTTGTGCTGAAGGGAGCTTCGATTACTGCTTTTCCAGGCCAAAGGTCTCAGTCTATGATACGGTTTCTTATATGGCGGCCATTCCGTACCTGTGGTCATCCATACCAATTTTCTCTGTACTTATTCTATTGCAACTGTTTCTGAGGTGAGGGATCAGTATTTCACGTGCTTTTCAAAATGCCGGAGTCACGGTTTTATACAGTGGCATAATAATGCTTTTGTGTTGTGTTCCTAAACATTGATGGTAATGCTGTTTCCCTTTCTGACTATTAACTGAACATTTTGCCAAAAACTCTAGGAAACCCCTTTTACTTACTTCTTGGCAATAATAGTTAGGTTAGACTCTGTCTTCTGCACATGAACTGGAATCGCTTCCTGTTTATGTACTGGCCATCTCACTGACTCAGGATTCTGAAGCCCTACAGCTCTTCATGCTTAGCCGTCTTCTTTATGTCTCTGAATAACTTAGTGTTGTCAGCAAACTCTCTATCCACCCTGCTTCCTAAATAATTTGTGAATCCATGAGGCAGCACAGGGCCATTCAGGATACCTCCCattgttgggttttgtggggtttttttggttgtttgggtttggtttgttgtttttttttttttttaaagggagtgGGAAAGCTGTCTATCTTTGCACTTTCTTTGCTAGTTTTTAATGGTATGTTATGTATGGAAACCTTCCCATGTTACATTCAGAATACTTTTTTTATATTGAGTTTGAAAGACTGAGCTGAAAATTAAGTGTCTAATCTTTGCCTATggtcttctgtttgtttatacCTTCAGATAAGATAAAATCTTATGCTCCCTGGAAAAGTTAACATTTTGTGATGCAATGGTGTGGCATATTGGCTTTTCTGTAGCAGttccatttgatttatttttttaaactaatttaaatGTAGTAAAAACCCTATAATATCACAGCACCTTAGGAAGCTTagatgctggagcaggttctGCAAATTTAGAGCTACAAATATAGAGGTCTTGGGCAAGATTTGGCTTTCCTTACACGGCCTCAGTTTAATCCATATTTACAGGTTTGTTAATCTGACCATGATACCCTTTTTGTTCCCTAACCAGCTCTAGGAATCGTACTTAAAATTGTGCATTGCTCACCCTAACTGGTTTCATTACAGCTGTTATCAGTAATCTTCTCTGACTGTTGTTTTTGGtgggttatttgtttgtttatgtgtttgtttgtttgggtttttttaggtcgGTCTCCTTTGAGGGTGCCTGGACACAGGCCTACAGACTGGGAGAAAAGATTTTTGTTGTGGGCAGGCCATTTCAAAAAACCAGAGGATATACCAGAGACTGTCTCGTAAGTGCCAGTTTTGAAGCTGTAAAGGGGACACTGTCTACGCAGGAATAAGTTACTTGAATGCAACTCCAGAATAACTTTTCTTAAATGGAAAGGGTTTTTGCAGCTAAAAAAAATCTtacactgctgtgtttgttttatCATTTTGTAGATGAGATGACCTGAGCAATTCTGTATTGCTGAGATAATAGatcccttttgatttttttctgaagggcaGAAAAAAGGGGCTGGTTTTCTGAAGGGCTGGTTTTTCTGACCAGCATCTATTAGTTGTTTCATTAGAAAAACATCACAAATCAGTCAAGTTTTACTCTTGCCTCCCAATCAAAAAAGCTTTTTGCAAAAATTAGTGTGAGCTTTCTCTAGTGTTCTTCTTTGTATGTCAGTCTCACATTGTGTGCAACTTTCATAATATAGCTATACAATAACTGaaactcatttaaaatatttattaatgaatGTCTGGAGGCCATGGGCCAACTTTCCTTACTCTTGTAATTTAAACTAACAAACAGCAGAAAGGCTCCCTaacaaaatatacatatattcaaaATTTCCTTGTTGCTGGTGGAGTCTAAATGTCAATGCTTTGCTCTTTGTGAAAAGTAGAAGACAAAACTGGATGTTCTTGTTTGCCTATCTAAAATGAAGATCAACCTTAATAACAACAGCAGTAAATTATTAGTTTAAAAAACATTCCTGGTGGTAGTATAGTTATCTTTTAAAATAGgcctttaatgtttttaaatataggtatgtatttaaattaaaaatatacagtaaatCTTCTACTACTTGGGTAAGCAAACTATGTAGCTGCCCTCTAAAGTTACTCTATCTTTTTGGATGTGCAGTATGGGAACTGAAAATCCACCCATGCATCTTAAGTGTTTTCTAAGTGTATCACAGTGGataaatattgttaaaaatgaaTTCTTCAATTTTGTAttgaataatttttcttaaaattacgTTTGAAATACATAAAGGCGTAAATTATTAAAACTTACTAAATTATGTCAGTTCATATATTTTTGCATACCAAACACTTGTTATGagtgtttttaagaaaacagagtTAGCAGAGTGAGTGAAGTCATTTCAATGGTTTATTGAAAGGACAAACCAACTTCTGACAAAAGCTGACCGTTTTTGCATGTGCATCAGgaattcttctttttatttaggcAAATAGTTCAGCTAAAGCTGAAAAGACAATTGAGAACTATAAAAGCACAAAagcttgctttcctgctctaaGCTGAATTAAGAGTGGTTTGTAAGAGCTTGTGATATAACTCAGTAATCTTACAAGATCTGGTGATCAGAAGTAACTCATTTATTAAACAAATGTTAATCTTAGCTACTGAATTGATTTATAATGCAAAATGCATTCAGGTTAACTACCTTTTTCTCTTGTATGTTCTAATATATCCAAGGTACTTCAGAAATTAACTAATCAATTTTTTAAATCctacttctgtgcatttcagctTAATTGCAGCCTACACCCAAGTTGTTGATTGCAGATTATTAGCAAAAACAAGTAACCTGGAAGCAAAATTTAACTATTAGTTTCATGGTAGATGGACATGCTCCCTATGATCAGAAGTCTCGtactctagtgggaggtgtccctgcccagggcaggggggttggaactagatgatctttaaggtcccttctaacccaaaccattctaggattctatcaATACTTTGAAACAGTGATCAAATCACTCTTGccctcctctgcaaaaacaagaacaaacctcTCTTCACGGTTCTCGGGTCCTGTGTGATTTACCATGTTGAACTATTGGGGATCCTTtggtatctttttttcctccaagtatAAGGGTCAAAATGTTGTAGATTACATATTCACTCATGTTTGTGTACAGTGATAATATCCCAGTTCCATAAATTCACTAACTATGTTAGTTTTGGGGAATAATTATCTAGTTTGTTGCATTTAATCTTTCATCACGTGATGTTGATGCTTTTTTTTAGTCATCTGTAATTTTATAACATGCCCAATTTAATCAGTGAGACTATCAGATCCCCTTGAGAAGGGAGTCAACTGCTCTGAATTCTGCAAGGAGAGTTAAATATATAGGGTATAGGTCTTTGGTTATTGTGGAAAGTACGTCTAAAAGCATTATGCTTCATTGGCCCTTCTTGGATTGTTGTGTCTAATACAAACTTTAAATTTGCTGTAACCGAGATGTCAGTTGGGTAGAACGACCTTC contains these protein-coding regions:
- the FAM162A gene encoding protein FAM162A — its product is MWGRADRAVKLLGRNIPSILRMTKGVDLKISRRLCIKPQEESQLQPRSRSPLRVPGHRPTDWEKRFLLWAGHFKKPEDIPETVSIETIRAAKTTLRVKFSYVMMALTILGCIVMVIKGKQAVKRHESLTSINLEKKAQWREEATQSTSAKP